One Prinia subflava isolate CZ2003 ecotype Zambia chromosome 8, Cam_Psub_1.2, whole genome shotgun sequence DNA window includes the following coding sequences:
- the NPBWR2 gene encoding neuropeptides B/W receptor type 2, giving the protein MGNISFWDDMNSSCGNAGNSCYLENSMRFNFTLQEQEADFYIVLPVIYSVICAVGLTGNTAVIYVILKAPKMKTVTNMFILNLAIADDLFTLVLPINIVEHLLRYWPFGEILCKVILSIDHYNIFSSIYFLTVMSIDRYLVVLATVRSKRMPHRTYRAARIVSLCIWILVTIIVLPFIIFANVYTDDLEIKSCGLNFPKPERFWFKASRIYTLILGFAIPVSTICILYTMMLYKLRNMHLNSNARALDKAKKKVTIMVFIVLAVFLFCWTPFHLATIVALTTDLPQTSMVIGISYFITSLSYANSCLNPFLYAFLDDSFRKSFRKLLECRTS; this is encoded by the coding sequence ATGGGAAACATCTCCTTTTGGGATGATATGAACAGCTCCTGCGGCAACGCAGGCAACAGCTGCTATCTGGAAAACAGCATGAGGTTCAACTTCACCCTCCAAGAGCAGGAAGCTGATTTCTACATTGTTCTGCCCGTGATCTACTCTGTGATCTGTGCTGTGGGGCTCACAGGCAACACTGCTGTCATCTATGTGATCCTCAAGGCCCCCAAGATGAAGACTGTGACCAACATGTTCATCCTGAACCTCGCTATCGCTGATGACTTGTTCACCCTTGTCTTGCCCATCAATATTGTGGAGCACCTCCTCCGCTACTGGCCCTTCGGAGAAATCCTCTGCAAGGTCATCTTGTCCATAGATCACTACAATATCTTCTCCAGCATTTATTTCCTGACAGTGATGAGCATAGACAGGTACCTGGTGGTACTGGCTACAGTCAGGTCCAAGAGGATGCCCCACCGCACGTACCGAGCAGCCAGGATTGTCAGCCTGTGCATCTGGATCCTGGTCACCATCATAGTCCTCCCTTTCATCATCTTTGCCAATGTCTACACCGACGACCTGGAGATCAAGAGTTGTGGTCTCAATTTCCCCAAGCCTGAGAGGTTTTGGTTCAAAGCCAGCAGGATCTACACCCTCATCCTTGGCTTTGCCATTCCAGTGTCCACCATCTGCATCCTCTACACCATGATGCTGTACAAGCTGAGGAACATGCACTTGAACTCCAATGCCAGAGCCCTGGACAAAGCCAAAAAGAAAGTCACCATTATGGTCTTCATAGTTCTGGCTGTGTTCCTCTTCTGTTGGACCCCCTTCCACTTGGCCACCATCGTGGCTTTGACCACGGACTTACCCCAGACTTCCATGGTCATTGGGATATCCTACTTCATCACCAGCCTAAGCTATGCCAATTCATGCTTGAATCCTTTCTTGTACGCTTTCCTGGATGACAGCTTTCGGAAGAGTTTCCGGAAATTGCTGGAATGCAGAACTTCTTGA